A single region of the Terriglobia bacterium genome encodes:
- a CDS encoding 4Fe-4S dicluster domain-containing protein: MSERFFFIDYSRCIGCQACLQACAECDTHRGTSMIHLETIQRRDSVQTAPQVCMHCEDPICARVCPADAIKKTPDGVVQSSLKPRCIGCSNCVVSCPFGVPKYMAEIDQMMKCDMCYDRTSVGKGPMCATVCPSGALKYTTMEEIQRTRRGIPISAWKFGNEEVTTKVHVMVPREVERVNIDLVQIAPTPAPLPEDSYDVALMLEEV; this comes from the coding sequence ATGAGCGAGCGGTTTTTCTTCATCGACTACTCGCGGTGCATTGGCTGTCAGGCGTGCCTGCAGGCGTGTGCCGAGTGCGATACGCATCGCGGTACCAGCATGATCCACCTCGAGACGATTCAGCGCAGAGACAGCGTGCAGACCGCTCCTCAAGTCTGCATGCACTGCGAAGATCCGATCTGCGCTCGCGTCTGCCCGGCCGACGCCATCAAGAAGACTCCCGACGGGGTTGTCCAGAGCTCGCTTAAGCCGCGCTGTATCGGATGCTCGAATTGTGTGGTCTCGTGTCCATTTGGTGTGCCCAAGTACATGGCGGAAATCGACCAGATGATGAAATGCGACATGTGTTACGACCGCACCAGCGTCGGCAAAGGGCCGATGTGCGCAACCGTCTGTCCTTCCGGCGCGCTGAAATACACGACGATGGAAGAGATCCAGCGCACGCGTCGCGGAATTCCGATCAGTGCGTGGAAGTTTGGAAATGAGGAAGTAACGACCAAGGTTCATGTGATGGTTCCGCGCGAGGTGGAACGGGTAAACATCGATCTGGTGCAGATTGCGCCGACGCCGGCGCCTCTGCCGGAGGATTCCTATGACGTGGCGCTGATGTTGGAGGAGGTCTGA
- the kdpF gene encoding K(+)-transporting ATPase subunit F produces the protein MSLETMIMLALCALTGAYLVYALLRPEKF, from the coding sequence ATGAGCCTCGAAACCATGATCATGCTCGCACTTTGTGCTTTGACGGGCGCTTACCTCGTGTACGCGCTCTTGCGCCCGGAGAAATTCTGA
- a CDS encoding DUF6755 family protein: MSIREQGTTLFTAILIFVAATVVVQLWLLTVSMEALLAREPGILIPSAIGSTVMLIINAGLLRYVFRFDQDVQRSTNNQ, from the coding sequence ATGAGCATCCGAGAACAGGGAACAACTCTCTTTACCGCGATTCTGATTTTCGTCGCCGCAACGGTTGTGGTTCAACTTTGGCTGTTGACCGTTTCCATGGAGGCTCTGCTGGCAAGGGAACCAGGCATTCTGATTCCGAGCGCAATCGGCTCTACTGTGATGCTGATCATCAATGCTGGACTCCTGAGATATGTGTTCCGATTCGACCAGGACGTGCAGAGATCGACGAATAATCAGTAA
- a CDS encoding PA2169 family four-helix-bundle protein codes for MADVREHIDNDHVISVLEKLIENCRDGQAGYRDAATHVKNPELRTLFNQLSTVRAEFAGELENEVIRLGHHDPDRKPTTAGALHRKWIDLKSAMGAGDHSILSSVESGEDALMKLYQDALNDKLPLDIKDILRRQSEQVTSDHDRIRTLRDQSKAA; via the coding sequence ATGGCAGATGTTCGAGAACACATTGATAACGATCACGTGATCAGCGTGCTGGAGAAGCTGATCGAGAATTGTCGCGACGGTCAGGCAGGCTACCGCGACGCCGCCACACACGTTAAGAATCCCGAACTGCGTACCCTCTTTAATCAGCTAAGTACGGTCCGCGCAGAATTCGCTGGCGAACTAGAAAATGAAGTTATACGCCTCGGTCATCACGACCCCGATCGCAAGCCCACGACCGCTGGCGCGCTGCATCGCAAATGGATCGACCTGAAATCCGCGATGGGTGCAGGGGACCATTCCATCCTCTCGTCCGTCGAGTCCGGCGAGGATGCACTCATGAAGCTTTACCAGGATGCACTGAATGACAAGCTGCCGCTGGACATCAAGGACATCCTCCGGCGGCAATCAGAACAGGTGACTTCCGACCACGACCGCATCCGAACGTTACGCGATCAAAGCAAAGCTGCTTAA
- the kdpB gene encoding potassium-transporting ATPase subunit KdpB has protein sequence MKPSQKKAIWEWKIVRRAILDAFVKLNPRKMMGNPVMFVVEIGSVITTTLLFRGGPAFIFDLQITLWLWFTVLFANFAEAMAEGRGKAQADTLRRARSETIANRILANGQVERVPSSKLKANDLCYVSAGEFIPSDGEIIEGVASVDESAITGESAPVIREAGGDRSAVTGGTRVLSDRIKVKITSNPGETFLDRMIALVEGAERQKTPNEIALNILLAGLTIIFLLAVVTLQPFAIYSGSPQTVFVLVSLLVCLIPTTIGGLLSAIGIAGMDRLIQHNVLATSGRAVEAAGDVNTLLLDKTGTITLGNRQASRFIPAPGVTEQELADAAQLSSLADETPEGRSIVVLAKDKYGLRGRELGAHEAHFVPFSAQSRMSGVDLNGFEIRKGATDAIAAYVSQNGGATPEDLRATVEEISRAGGTPLVVAERKRGALGVIELKDIVKGGMRDRFDQLRAIGIRTVMITGDNPLTAAAIAREAGVDDFLAQATPKDKMELIKKEQADGKLVAMTGDGTNDAPALAQADVGVAMNTGTQAAKEAGNMVDLDSNPTKLIEIVEIGKQLLMTRGSLTTFSIANDVAKYFAIIPAMFAGTFPVLNTLNIMRLQTPQSAILSAVIFNALVIIFLIPLALRGVRYRALSAAALLRRNLLIYGAGGIIVPFIGIKLIDMIITRVGLV, from the coding sequence ATGAAGCCCTCACAGAAGAAGGCAATCTGGGAATGGAAGATCGTCCGGCGCGCGATTCTCGACGCGTTCGTAAAGCTGAATCCGCGAAAGATGATGGGCAACCCGGTCATGTTCGTCGTTGAAATTGGAAGTGTGATCACCACCACACTTCTGTTCAGGGGTGGACCTGCATTCATCTTCGATTTGCAGATAACGCTTTGGCTGTGGTTTACGGTATTGTTTGCAAATTTCGCGGAAGCTATGGCGGAAGGACGCGGCAAAGCGCAGGCAGATACGCTCCGACGAGCCCGCTCGGAAACAATAGCGAACCGAATTCTTGCGAACGGTCAGGTAGAGCGTGTCCCGAGTTCGAAGCTGAAAGCAAACGATCTTTGCTACGTCTCGGCAGGAGAGTTCATTCCTTCTGACGGCGAAATCATCGAGGGCGTGGCGTCAGTCGATGAATCCGCAATTACGGGAGAATCTGCGCCGGTAATTCGCGAGGCCGGCGGGGATCGTTCAGCCGTGACCGGCGGAACTCGTGTGCTGTCGGATCGAATCAAGGTGAAGATCACCTCTAACCCTGGTGAGACCTTTTTGGACCGCATGATCGCGCTGGTGGAAGGCGCCGAACGACAGAAAACACCGAACGAAATCGCACTCAACATTCTGCTGGCCGGTTTAACAATCATCTTTCTGCTGGCCGTGGTAACACTTCAGCCATTCGCAATCTATTCAGGGTCACCACAGACGGTATTCGTGTTGGTTTCGCTGCTCGTCTGCCTGATTCCGACCACAATTGGAGGGTTGCTTTCCGCAATTGGAATCGCCGGAATGGATCGATTGATTCAGCATAACGTGCTGGCCACGTCCGGACGCGCCGTGGAAGCTGCTGGCGACGTGAATACGTTGTTGTTGGACAAAACTGGGACCATCACTCTCGGTAACCGGCAGGCGTCACGGTTCATTCCGGCGCCGGGCGTCACCGAACAGGAACTGGCGGATGCCGCGCAGCTTTCGTCCTTGGCCGACGAAACTCCCGAGGGTCGCTCGATCGTGGTTCTCGCAAAGGACAAGTACGGTCTGCGCGGCCGGGAATTGGGGGCACACGAAGCCCACTTCGTCCCGTTCAGCGCACAAAGCCGCATGTCCGGCGTTGATCTGAACGGGTTCGAGATTCGGAAAGGTGCGACCGACGCCATTGCAGCTTACGTCTCCCAAAACGGCGGCGCAACGCCCGAGGACCTACGGGCAACGGTCGAGGAAATTTCTCGCGCGGGTGGTACCCCGTTGGTCGTTGCTGAAAGAAAGCGTGGCGCCCTTGGGGTAATCGAGTTGAAAGACATTGTCAAAGGTGGAATGCGGGACCGGTTCGATCAGCTTCGTGCGATCGGGATTCGAACGGTCATGATCACCGGGGACAATCCGCTGACCGCCGCGGCAATCGCGCGTGAAGCTGGCGTGGATGATTTCCTTGCCCAGGCAACCCCCAAGGACAAAATGGAGCTGATCAAAAAAGAACAGGCCGACGGCAAGCTCGTTGCCATGACCGGTGACGGTACCAACGATGCCCCTGCCCTGGCGCAAGCCGACGTCGGCGTCGCGATGAATACCGGCACCCAGGCCGCCAAGGAAGCCGGGAATATGGTCGATCTCGATTCGAACCCGACCAAGCTTATCGAAATAGTTGAAATCGGAAAGCAACTGCTGATGACGCGCGGTTCACTGACTACCTTCTCAATCGCGAATGATGTTGCGAAGTACTTCGCGATTATCCCGGCGATGTTCGCGGGAACTTTTCCGGTACTGAACACTCTGAACATAATGCGCTTGCAGACGCCGCAATCCGCGATTCTCTCCGCCGTGATCTTCAATGCGCTGGTGATCATCTTTCTGATCCCGCTCGCATTGCGGGGAGTCAGATACCGGGCTCTTTCCGCTGCGGCCCTGTTGCGCAGGAACCTGCTGATCTATGGAGCCGGCGGCATCATCGTCCCGTTCATTGGAATCAAGCTGATCGACATGATCATCACTCGCGTGGGTCTTGTGTGA
- the kdpA gene encoding potassium-transporting ATPase subunit KdpA — protein sequence MTANGWFQILLFLSLVLAVTKPLGAFMTRVFNRERTFMDPALRPIEKLFYRVTRVDEDREMRWTEYAAAMLLFSVVSMLVLYAIERLQFYLPFNPQHFGAVTSALAFNTAASFTTNTNWQNYSGEATMSYFTQMAGLAYHNFMSAAVGIILAIAFIRGIARRQMKTIGNFWVDLVRCCLWILLPLCVVGALVLVSQGVVQNLRPYDTVKLVQPMQAQKTDADGKPMVGPDGNPVMKTVKDQTIAQGPVASQEIIKELGTNGGGFFNANSAHPFENPTPFTNLFELVSIFAIGSGLTYTLGRMTGSQKHGWAVWSAMAILFLVGVSVAYWAEAQGNPLLTETDQHVSALQAGGNMEGKEVRFGIANSALWATVTTDASCGAINSWHDSFTPIGGMVPLVNIMLSEVIFGGVGAGMYGMLIYIVLAVFIAGLMVGRTPEYLGKKIESYDVKMAMLVTLVFPVVILVFSAISVVKGFGTSSILNPGPHGLTEILYAFTSQAGNNGSAFAGLTTNTLWYNVAGGITMLVGRFLMIIPMLAIAGNLAEKRYVPPSSGTFPVTTPLFTVLLIGTIVIIGALTFFPALSLGPILEHLLMAAGKTF from the coding sequence ATGACGGCCAACGGATGGTTTCAAATTTTGCTGTTTCTCTCCCTGGTGCTCGCCGTAACCAAGCCGCTCGGCGCATTCATGACTCGCGTGTTCAACCGCGAGCGAACGTTCATGGATCCCGCGCTGCGTCCAATAGAGAAGCTGTTCTATCGCGTGACGCGTGTCGATGAAGATCGCGAGATGCGCTGGACGGAGTATGCGGCCGCGATGTTGTTGTTCAGCGTCGTGTCAATGCTCGTGCTTTACGCAATAGAGCGCCTGCAGTTCTATCTGCCCTTCAATCCACAGCATTTTGGGGCTGTGACTTCCGCGCTCGCGTTTAACACGGCGGCATCGTTCACGACGAACACGAACTGGCAGAACTATAGCGGGGAAGCCACCATGAGCTACTTCACTCAGATGGCCGGTCTCGCGTACCACAACTTCATGTCGGCTGCGGTAGGCATCATCCTCGCGATCGCGTTCATTCGTGGCATCGCGCGCCGTCAGATGAAGACCATCGGTAATTTCTGGGTCGATCTCGTACGCTGCTGCCTCTGGATTCTGTTGCCGCTTTGCGTGGTTGGTGCGCTCGTTCTTGTTTCACAGGGAGTCGTGCAGAACCTCAGGCCGTATGACACTGTGAAACTTGTTCAACCGATGCAGGCACAGAAGACGGATGCCGATGGTAAGCCAATGGTCGGCCCGGACGGTAACCCTGTCATGAAAACCGTAAAGGATCAGACCATTGCTCAAGGTCCTGTAGCTTCGCAGGAGATCATCAAGGAACTTGGCACCAACGGCGGCGGTTTCTTCAATGCGAACAGTGCGCACCCGTTTGAAAATCCCACGCCATTCACGAACCTGTTTGAACTGGTTTCAATATTCGCGATTGGCAGCGGATTGACGTACACGCTGGGAAGAATGACGGGATCGCAAAAGCACGGTTGGGCAGTTTGGTCCGCCATGGCGATTCTCTTCCTGGTGGGAGTGTCGGTAGCTTACTGGGCGGAAGCGCAGGGCAATCCCCTTCTAACCGAAACCGATCAACACGTGAGCGCCCTGCAGGCCGGCGGAAATATGGAAGGCAAAGAGGTCCGCTTTGGCATCGCCAACAGTGCGCTCTGGGCCACTGTTACTACGGACGCGAGCTGCGGGGCCATCAATAGCTGGCATGACTCGTTCACCCCGATTGGCGGCATGGTACCTCTGGTCAACATCATGCTGAGCGAGGTGATCTTCGGCGGAGTGGGCGCCGGCATGTATGGAATGCTGATTTATATCGTGCTCGCCGTCTTCATCGCCGGACTCATGGTAGGACGAACGCCGGAGTATCTCGGAAAGAAAATCGAGTCCTATGACGTAAAAATGGCAATGCTGGTCACGCTGGTGTTTCCAGTCGTGATTCTCGTCTTCTCGGCGATCTCGGTGGTGAAGGGCTTCGGCACATCGAGCATATTGAATCCGGGGCCGCACGGGCTGACGGAAATCTTGTATGCGTTTACGTCGCAGGCCGGCAATAACGGCTCCGCATTTGCCGGGCTAACAACGAACACGCTCTGGTACAACGTCGCGGGCGGGATCACGATGCTGGTCGGCCGCTTCCTGATGATCATTCCGATGCTGGCAATCGCCGGCAATCTCGCGGAAAAGAGGTACGTTCCGCCATCTTCAGGAACATTCCCGGTGACCACACCGTTATTCACAGTACTGCTGATAGGCACGATTGTGATCATCGGCGCACTTACATTCTTCCCGGCCCTTAGCCTTGGACCCATCTTGGAGCACCTGCTCATGGCGGCTGGGAAGACCTTCTAG
- a CDS encoding Rieske (2Fe-2S) protein has protein sequence MSTDTKNRETFAGCAKTPKWRTDFPIEWEGDHYVSRREMVKFLTLGSLLLAGANWFTAFASGMLRRGSNAQRYIGSAAKLDAAGYILFRYPTDRDPCIAVRSADGTLHAYSQVCTHLSCAVVFNGQANTLDCPCHNGVFSVQEGRPIAGPPLRPLPRVRLQQRGDQLFATALEV, from the coding sequence ATGAGCACAGACACGAAGAATCGCGAAACCTTTGCAGGGTGCGCGAAGACGCCGAAGTGGCGAACGGATTTTCCGATTGAATGGGAAGGCGACCACTACGTCAGCCGCCGGGAGATGGTGAAATTCTTGACGCTTGGTTCGTTACTGCTCGCCGGCGCGAACTGGTTCACCGCATTCGCCTCGGGAATGCTTCGTAGGGGTTCGAACGCACAACGTTATATCGGTTCTGCAGCGAAGCTCGACGCTGCGGGGTACATTCTGTTTCGGTATCCGACGGACCGCGACCCGTGCATCGCGGTGCGCTCGGCTGACGGTACTCTCCACGCATATTCGCAGGTCTGCACGCATCTCTCCTGCGCCGTCGTATTTAACGGGCAGGCAAACACGCTCGATTGCCCCTGTCATAACGGCGTCTTCAGTGTTCAGGAGGGCCGCCCGATCGCTGGGCCGCCTCTGCGTCCGCTGCCCCGCGTTCGCTTACAACAAAGAGGCGATCAACTCTTCGCCACCGCGCTGGAGGTCTAG
- the kdpC gene encoding potassium-transporting ATPase subunit KdpC gives MKKNLITAVLMTIATTILLGVIYPLVVTGIAQVVFPDQANGQLIKRGGRLVGFRIIGQGFSGPGYFDSRPSAAGNGYNAANSGGSNLGPTNRKLINRVRQDVTEFQAQNPGQPVPIDLVTTSASGIDPNITPAAAEYQLARVAQQRGITVGQLKSLVAKYTEGRQFGVLGEPRVNLLELNLELDKRFPLNRQTAAHK, from the coding sequence CTGAAAAAGAACCTGATCACGGCCGTACTCATGACTATCGCCACTACCATCCTGCTCGGAGTCATTTATCCGCTTGTTGTAACCGGTATTGCGCAGGTTGTATTTCCAGATCAGGCGAATGGACAACTTATCAAGAGAGGCGGACGGCTTGTTGGTTTCAGGATTATCGGCCAGGGATTCTCTGGGCCCGGCTACTTCGATTCGCGACCCTCAGCTGCGGGCAATGGTTACAATGCCGCGAACTCTGGGGGATCGAACCTTGGGCCCACAAATCGGAAACTCATTAATCGTGTGCGTCAGGACGTCACCGAGTTCCAGGCGCAAAATCCGGGCCAACCGGTTCCAATTGATCTCGTAACCACCTCTGCTTCCGGTATTGATCCCAACATCACCCCCGCAGCGGCCGAGTATCAATTGGCCCGCGTTGCGCAACAGCGTGGAATAACTGTCGGTCAATTGAAATCCCTGGTCGCAAAATACACAGAAGGACGCCAGTTCGGGGTCTTGGGCGAGCCGAGAGTGAACCTGCTGGAACTGAATCTGGAACTGGATAAGCGTTTTCCGCTGAACAGGCAGACTGCAGCACACAAGTAG